In Bacillus cytotoxicus NVH 391-98, the following are encoded in one genomic region:
- the plsY gene encoding glycerol-3-phosphate 1-O-acyltransferase PlsY gives MFITYLLLIVAYLLGSIPFALVVGKIGYGIDIREHGSGNLGGTNTFRTLGKKAGFIVTIADILKGTLATGLPLIFSLDIHPLLFGLAAVLGHVYPIFARFRGGKAVATSAGVLLCYAPIIFAILAVVFFTLLFTTRYVSLSSMVTAIAAVIASIVNGDKIFIVAMCLLAGMVIYRHRANIGRIINKTEPKANFTKKQK, from the coding sequence ATGTTTATTACATACCTTTTATTAATCGTGGCCTATCTACTTGGTTCGATTCCATTTGCACTTGTAGTTGGAAAGATTGGTTATGGAATCGACATTCGCGAGCATGGCAGCGGAAATTTAGGAGGAACGAATACATTTCGTACATTAGGGAAAAAAGCCGGTTTTATCGTTACAATTGCCGACATTTTAAAAGGGACATTAGCAACAGGCTTACCGCTTATTTTCAGCTTAGATATCCATCCACTTTTGTTTGGATTAGCCGCTGTTCTTGGACATGTATATCCAATTTTCGCAAGATTTCGTGGTGGAAAAGCAGTTGCCACTTCTGCTGGGGTACTATTATGTTATGCACCCATTATTTTTGCAATATTAGCTGTTGTCTTTTTCACCCTTCTATTTACAACGAGATATGTATCTCTTTCTTCTATGGTGACAGCAATCGCAGCTGTTATCGCATCAATTGTGAATGGGGATAAAATCTTTATTGTTGCAATGTGTTTATTAGCTGGTATGGTAATTTATAGACATCGTGCAAATATTGGACGAATTATAAATAAAACTGAACCAAAGGCAAATTTTACAAAGAAACAAAAGTAA
- a CDS encoding oxidoreductase, protein MKKIGVGIVGFGFSSTTFHIPLLQTIEEYDIRAIVSSKEEVVKETLPNVQVEATIGGLVKRDDIDLVVITSPNTTHFPFVKEAIQHGKHVVVEKPFVVSVEEGTELISLAKKHHVILSVYHNRRFDNDFLTIKKLIEEKRIGNIYAYEAHFDRFRPNVRDRWREKNLPGSGILYDLGSHLIDQALLLFGKPDRIYADVVTQRPGAEIDDYFHLVLHYRVKRISLHSSSYVKHAGPHFIVHGDKGSIVKYGMDSQEKQLKSGMKPGDIGYGEDQENQFAILETEEKTERIQTEVGCYEQYYKGIRDSIMHGEHPPVTAEEGLEVIRIIESAMESSRTGRVISL, encoded by the coding sequence ATGAAAAAAATAGGTGTAGGGATTGTAGGATTTGGATTTTCTAGTACAACATTTCATATCCCATTATTACAAACAATTGAAGAATATGATATTCGAGCGATTGTTTCTTCAAAGGAAGAAGTCGTAAAAGAAACGTTACCAAACGTACAAGTAGAAGCTACAATTGGGGGATTAGTTAAACGAGATGATATTGACCTTGTTGTCATTACGTCACCAAATACAACACATTTTCCATTTGTGAAAGAAGCAATACAACATGGAAAACATGTTGTGGTAGAAAAACCTTTTGTTGTGTCAGTAGAAGAAGGAACGGAGCTTATCTCTTTAGCGAAGAAGCATCATGTCATTCTTAGTGTGTATCATAATCGTCGTTTTGATAATGACTTTTTAACGATAAAGAAGTTAATAGAGGAAAAACGCATTGGAAATATATATGCATATGAAGCGCATTTTGATCGTTTTCGTCCAAATGTACGCGATCGCTGGCGAGAAAAAAATTTACCAGGATCGGGCATTTTATATGACTTAGGATCGCATTTAATTGACCAAGCTTTATTATTATTCGGTAAGCCAGATCGTATTTATGCTGATGTCGTTACGCAGCGACCTGGTGCGGAAATTGATGATTATTTCCATCTTGTACTTCACTATAGAGTAAAGCGTATTAGTTTGCATAGCAGCAGTTATGTGAAACATGCTGGGCCGCATTTCATTGTTCATGGTGACAAAGGATCAATTGTGAAATATGGCATGGATTCACAGGAAAAACAATTAAAATCGGGTATGAAACCAGGTGATATTGGATACGGAGAAGATCAAGAAAATCAGTTTGCCATTTTAGAAACAGAAGAGAAGACAGAAAGAATTCAAACAGAAGTTGGGTGCTACGAGCAATATTACAAAGGAATACGAGATAGTATTATGCATGGTGAACATCCACCTGTAACAGCTGAAGAGGGCTTGGAAGTCATTCGAATAATTGAATCTGCAATGGAAAGTAGTAGAACGGGTAGAGTGATTTCATTATAA
- a CDS encoding anaerobic ribonucleoside triphosphate reductase → MITKSIREEELMKVFETIVHGHEQDLMQENANVDGRSPMGMMGTLASESAKYYAVETLLSDQVRKAIKQNILYPHDLDFYVTGTTTCSQIPLAQMLENGFHTGHGHMREPQDIKSALALASIIFQANQNMQHGGQSFALFDVDLAPYVKKTFERNKKRLEKYPLQAEQIEEFAWKETENDTYQACEAFIHNSNSMHSRGGGQVPFISINYGTDTSKEGRLLIKQLLRATQAGLGAGETPIFPIQIFKLKKGVNFEESDPNYDLFELALETTAERLFPNFSFLDAPFNAAYYDGSHESEACYMGCRTRVMANIHGEENAIGRGNLSFTSINLVKLALISGSKEAFFEALQYYLDLGVRQLLERFAYQCTKKARDFQFLYSQGVWRGGEKLQPEDSVAEILKQGTLSIGFIGLAECLVALTGKHHGEDEGTWQLGYEIVRFMRQKMDEATEKYNLNFSLIATPAEGLSGKFVKKDREEFGSINGVTNRNYYTNSFHIPVYYPIQAVKKIRLEGPFHALCNGGHITYIELDGAAVHNVKALKQIVQAMSQYGVGYGSINHPVDRCKCCGYRGVIENECPSCGNENEHEIERIRRITGYLVGDMSKWNSAKRREEADRVKHK, encoded by the coding sequence ATGATAACAAAAAGTATACGTGAAGAAGAACTTATGAAGGTTTTTGAAACAATTGTCCATGGTCATGAACAGGATTTAATGCAAGAAAATGCAAATGTCGATGGCCGATCTCCGATGGGGATGATGGGAACATTGGCTTCAGAGAGTGCAAAATATTATGCAGTAGAAACGTTATTATCTGATCAAGTGAGAAAAGCGATTAAGCAAAATATATTATATCCACATGATTTAGATTTTTATGTGACAGGTACGACAACATGTTCACAAATTCCATTAGCACAAATGTTGGAGAATGGATTTCATACAGGACACGGTCATATGAGAGAACCGCAAGATATAAAAAGTGCATTGGCGCTTGCTTCGATTATTTTTCAGGCTAATCAAAATATGCAGCATGGTGGACAATCGTTTGCGCTATTTGATGTTGATTTAGCGCCGTATGTAAAAAAAACATTTGAAAGAAATAAAAAACGATTAGAAAAATATCCATTACAAGCGGAACAAATAGAAGAGTTTGCATGGAAAGAAACAGAAAATGATACGTACCAAGCATGTGAAGCGTTTATTCATAATTCCAATAGTATGCATAGCCGAGGTGGTGGACAAGTACCGTTTATTTCTATTAATTACGGAACAGACACATCAAAAGAAGGAAGACTATTAATTAAACAATTGTTACGGGCAACGCAAGCGGGCTTAGGGGCAGGAGAAACACCCATTTTTCCTATTCAAATTTTTAAATTAAAAAAAGGTGTGAATTTTGAAGAGAGTGATCCGAACTATGATTTATTTGAATTAGCGTTAGAAACGACAGCAGAGCGATTATTTCCGAATTTCTCATTTTTAGATGCACCGTTTAATGCTGCTTATTATGATGGAAGTCATGAAAGTGAAGCGTGTTATATGGGGTGTAGAACTCGTGTGATGGCTAACATTCATGGGGAGGAAAATGCAATTGGAAGAGGAAATCTCTCTTTTACATCTATCAATTTAGTGAAATTAGCATTGATTAGTGGATCAAAAGAAGCTTTTTTTGAGGCATTACAGTATTATCTAGATCTTGGTGTTCGTCAACTGCTAGAAAGATTTGCTTACCAATGTACAAAAAAAGCAAGAGATTTTCAATTTTTATATTCACAAGGCGTATGGCGTGGGGGAGAGAAGTTACAACCTGAAGATTCTGTAGCTGAAATCTTAAAACAAGGTACGCTTAGCATCGGTTTTATTGGTCTTGCGGAATGTTTAGTTGCTTTAACTGGTAAACACCATGGAGAAGATGAAGGTACTTGGCAACTTGGGTATGAAATCGTTCGGTTTATGAGACAGAAAATGGACGAGGCAACAGAGAAATACAATTTGAATTTTTCGTTAATCGCAACGCCGGCCGAAGGACTTTCTGGAAAATTCGTGAAAAAGGATCGAGAAGAGTTCGGGAGTATAAATGGGGTAACCAATCGTAATTACTATACAAATTCATTTCATATTCCGGTGTATTACCCTATTCAAGCTGTGAAAAAAATTCGATTAGAGGGGCCTTTTCATGCACTGTGTAACGGGGGGCATATTACGTATATTGAATTAGATGGTGCTGCTGTTCATAATGTAAAAGCATTAAAACAAATTGTACAAGCGATGTCGCAGTATGGAGTAGGATACGGATCAATCAATCATCCTGTGGACCGTTGTAAGTGCTGTGGTTATCGTGGTGTAATTGAAAATGAGTGTCCAAGTTGTGGGAACGAAAATGAACATGAAATCGAAAGAATTCGTCGTATTACTGGGTATTTAGTAGGAGATATGTCGAAGTGGAATAGCGCAAAGCGTAGGGAAGAAGCGGATCGGGTGAAGCATAAATGA
- a CDS encoding S1C family serine protease: MGYYDGPNMNGEYDETKEIRKNGSKKGYFFTGLVGAVVGAVSISFAAPYMPWAKNNDVAVSSVSSNSNVEGTVVPVVNKSKNETDLPGMIEGAKEVVVGVINMQKTIDPFAMQPIGQEQEAGLGSGVIYKKAGNKAYVVTNNHVVDGANKLAVKLSNGKEVDAKLVGKDPWLDLAVVEIDGSNINKVATLGDSSKIRAGEPAIAIGNPLGFDGSVTEGIISSKEREIPVDIDGDKRPDWNAQVIQTDAAINPGNSGGALFNQNGEVIGINSSKIAQQEVEGIGFAIPINIAKPVIESLEKDGTVKRPALGVGVVSLEDVQRYASQLKLPKDITSGVVLGKVYPISPAEKAGLEQYDVVVALDNQKVENALQFRKYLYEKKKVGDKIDVTFYRNGEKMTKTATLTDNASAKN; the protein is encoded by the coding sequence ATGGGATATTATGACGGACCAAATATGAACGGAGAATATGACGAAACAAAAGAAATAAGAAAAAACGGTAGTAAAAAAGGGTATTTCTTTACCGGTTTAGTTGGAGCTGTGGTCGGAGCAGTTTCTATTAGTTTTGCAGCACCTTATATGCCATGGGCAAAAAATAACGATGTAGCTGTTTCATCTGTATCTTCTAATTCAAACGTAGAAGGTACGGTTGTACCAGTTGTGAATAAATCGAAAAATGAAACAGATTTACCTGGCATGATTGAAGGGGCAAAAGAAGTTGTTGTCGGTGTTATCAATATGCAAAAAACAATCGATCCATTTGCTATGCAGCCGATTGGTCAAGAGCAAGAAGCTGGCTTAGGATCGGGCGTTATTTATAAAAAAGCTGGGAATAAAGCATATGTTGTTACAAATAATCACGTAGTGGATGGAGCCAATAAACTTGCTGTTAAATTAAGCAATGGTAAAGAGGTTGATGCAAAATTAGTTGGGAAAGATCCTTGGCTAGATTTAGCTGTTGTCGAAATCGATGGTTCCAATATTAATAAAGTTGCTACGCTAGGGGATTCTAGCAAAATTCGTGCAGGCGAACCAGCCATCGCAATCGGGAATCCGCTAGGCTTTGATGGCAGTGTAACAGAAGGAATTATCAGTAGTAAAGAACGTGAAATTCCAGTTGATATCGATGGTGATAAACGTCCCGATTGGAATGCACAAGTGATTCAAACAGATGCAGCGATTAACCCAGGAAATAGCGGCGGTGCTTTATTTAACCAAAATGGCGAAGTAATTGGGATTAACTCTAGTAAAATTGCACAGCAAGAAGTAGAAGGAATCGGGTTCGCCATTCCGATTAATATTGCAAAACCTGTGATTGAATCACTTGAAAAAGATGGAACAGTGAAACGACCAGCTCTTGGCGTTGGAGTTGTTTCATTAGAAGATGTGCAAAGATACGCTTCACAATTGAAATTACCAAAAGATATAACAAGTGGAGTTGTGTTAGGGAAAGTTTATCCAATTTCACCAGCAGAAAAAGCTGGACTAGAGCAATATGACGTTGTTGTTGCATTAGATAACCAAAAAGTGGAGAATGCATTGCAATTCCGTAAATATTTATACGAAAAGAAAAAAGTAGGAGATAAAATTGATGTGACATTTTATCGCAATGGTGAAAAAATGACGAAAACTGCTACTTTAACGGATAACGCTTCGGCTAAGAATTAA
- the parC gene encoding DNA topoisomerase IV subunit A, with amino-acid sequence MQAEKFHDLPLEDVLGDRFARYSKYIIQDRALPDARDGLKPVQRRILYSMYVEGNVNDKPFRKSAKTVGNVIGNYHPHGDSSVYEAMVRLSQDWKVRNVLVEMHGNNGSVDGDPAAAMRYTEARLSPIASELLRDIDKETVEFVPNFDDTSEEPVVLPAMFPNLLVNGSTGISAGYATEIPPHHLGEVIDATMMRIDKPNCTVDDLLAIIKGPDFPTGGIIQGIDGIKKAYETGKGKIIIRGKAEVETIRGGKQQIVITEIPYEVNKANLVKKMDELRLDKKLDGIAEVRDETDRTGLRIVIELKKEANAEGILNYLYKNTDLQITYNFNMVAINNRRPTLMTLPNILDAYIGHQKEVVTRRSQYELRKAENRQHIVEGLMKALSILDQVIETIRASKDKRNAKDNLIAKFSFTEAQAEAIVSLQLYRLTNTDITALENEAEELNQKITTLQAILNSEKKLLQVIKADLKRVKKTYSDERRSVIEEEIEEIKIDVEVMIPQEDVIVTVTKEGYVKRTGWRSHNASNGKDFGMKEGDVLLERFDTNTTETVLLFTNKGNYIYLPVYEMPDIRWKDLGQHVANIVSLDRDETLIWATVVPNFEEEKRFVVFVTRNGMIKKTELNQYKVQRYSRAFVAINLKKDDEVVDIFATDGTSDIVLATHGAYALIFDEEEVSPVGVRAAGVKAINLKEDDYVAAGKPLNSEKDQFMLVTQRGAVKRLKASEIEKSTRAKRGLVIFKELKRNPYRIVGIEVIRDDELVYMKTEKQIVEEIDPKTFRNKDRYSNGSLVLDVNETGEVVETWTQKRTE; translated from the coding sequence ATGCAAGCAGAGAAGTTTCATGACCTCCCGCTTGAAGATGTGTTAGGTGATCGCTTTGCACGTTACAGTAAATATATTATTCAAGATCGTGCGCTTCCAGATGCGCGTGACGGTTTAAAACCAGTACAAAGACGTATTTTATATTCCATGTATGTAGAAGGAAATGTGAATGATAAGCCATTTCGTAAATCAGCTAAAACAGTTGGTAATGTTATCGGTAACTATCATCCGCATGGTGATTCTTCTGTATATGAAGCCATGGTTCGTTTAAGTCAAGATTGGAAAGTTCGAAATGTTTTAGTTGAAATGCATGGGAATAATGGTAGTGTAGATGGCGACCCAGCAGCGGCTATGCGTTATACAGAAGCGCGCTTATCGCCAATCGCTTCTGAACTTCTCCGTGATATTGATAAAGAAACGGTGGAGTTTGTTCCAAACTTTGATGATACAAGTGAAGAACCGGTTGTCTTACCTGCGATGTTTCCAAACTTATTAGTAAATGGATCAACGGGGATTTCGGCTGGATATGCAACAGAAATTCCTCCGCATCATCTTGGTGAAGTAATCGATGCGACAATGATGCGCATTGATAAGCCGAATTGTACGGTAGATGATTTACTAGCAATTATAAAAGGACCGGATTTTCCAACGGGCGGTATCATTCAAGGAATTGATGGAATAAAAAAAGCATATGAAACTGGAAAAGGAAAAATAATTATTCGCGGAAAAGCAGAGGTAGAAACGATTCGTGGTGGAAAACAACAAATCGTTATTACAGAAATCCCTTACGAAGTAAACAAGGCGAATCTCGTAAAAAAAATGGATGAACTACGTCTTGATAAAAAGTTAGATGGAATTGCAGAAGTTCGTGATGAAACGGATCGTACAGGTCTTCGTATCGTTATAGAGTTGAAAAAAGAAGCAAATGCGGAAGGGATTTTAAATTACTTATATAAAAACACAGATTTACAAATCACATACAACTTTAATATGGTAGCGATTAATAATCGACGTCCAACGCTTATGACATTGCCAAATATTTTAGATGCCTATATCGGACATCAAAAGGAAGTTGTGACAAGGCGTTCGCAGTATGAATTAAGAAAAGCAGAAAATCGTCAACATATTGTAGAAGGCTTAATGAAAGCTTTATCAATTTTAGATCAAGTAATTGAAACCATTCGAGCATCTAAAGATAAACGAAATGCGAAAGATAATTTAATTGCAAAATTTAGCTTTACAGAAGCGCAGGCAGAAGCAATTGTTTCCTTACAGTTATATCGTTTAACAAATACAGATATTACAGCACTAGAGAATGAAGCGGAAGAATTGAATCAAAAAATCACAACGTTACAAGCTATTTTAAACAGTGAAAAGAAACTTCTTCAAGTCATTAAAGCGGATTTAAAACGAGTGAAGAAAACATATAGTGACGAACGCCGTTCTGTAATTGAAGAAGAAATTGAAGAAATTAAAATTGATGTAGAAGTGATGATTCCGCAAGAAGATGTTATCGTTACAGTAACGAAAGAAGGGTATGTGAAGCGAACGGGCTGGCGTTCGCATAATGCATCAAATGGGAAAGACTTCGGTATGAAAGAGGGCGACGTCTTACTCGAACGATTTGATACAAATACGACAGAAACGGTTCTCTTGTTTACGAATAAAGGAAATTACATTTATTTACCTGTATATGAAATGCCGGATATTCGTTGGAAAGATTTAGGACAGCACGTTGCAAATATCGTTTCACTGGATCGCGATGAGACGTTAATATGGGCTACGGTTGTACCGAATTTTGAGGAAGAAAAGCGATTTGTCGTATTTGTTACACGAAATGGTATGATTAAGAAAACAGAACTGAACCAATATAAAGTCCAGCGTTACTCTCGAGCATTTGTGGCGATAAATTTGAAAAAAGATGATGAAGTTGTCGATATCTTTGCGACAGATGGAACAAGTGATATTGTTCTTGCGACACACGGTGCATATGCACTTATTTTTGATGAGGAAGAAGTGAGTCCGGTTGGCGTAAGGGCAGCTGGTGTTAAGGCAATTAATTTAAAAGAAGATGATTATGTTGCTGCTGGTAAACCGTTAAATAGTGAAAAAGATCAATTCATGCTTGTTACACAGCGCGGTGCAGTGAAACGATTAAAAGCTTCTGAAATTGAAAAATCAACAAGGGCGAAACGAGGCCTTGTCATTTTTAAAGAATTAAAACGGAATCCGTACCGTATTGTTGGCATTGAGGTTATTCGAGATGACGAATTAGTATATATGAAAACAGAAAAACAAATTGTAGAAGAAATTGATCCAAAAACTTTCCGGAATAAAGACCGCTACAGTAATGGAAGTCTCGTACTAGATGTGAATGAGACAGGCGAAGTGGTTGAAACGTGGACGCAGAAACGAACTGAATAA
- a CDS encoding response regulator transcription factor encodes MNKTVLLVEDERRLREIVSDYFRNEGFEVIEAEDGKQALELFAEHTIDLIMLDIMLPEIDGWSVCRRIRKESAVPIIMLTARSDEDDTLLGFELGADEYVTKPFSPKVLVARAKTLLKRADGAVGVAEDNVLSAAGIDVNRLSRTVFVDGKEIILTHKEFELLVYLMENKGIVLSRQHLLDQLWGYDYYGDDRTVDTHIKKLRNKLGDKAKHIGTVIRVGYKFEE; translated from the coding sequence ATGAATAAAACGGTATTACTTGTTGAAGATGAAAGAAGACTACGCGAAATTGTGAGCGATTATTTCCGTAATGAAGGCTTTGAAGTAATCGAAGCAGAGGACGGGAAACAAGCGTTAGAATTATTTGCTGAACATACAATTGATTTAATTATGTTAGACATTATGTTGCCAGAAATTGATGGATGGTCCGTTTGTCGTCGTATTCGTAAAGAATCAGCGGTACCGATTATTATGCTAACAGCGCGCTCTGATGAAGATGATACATTGCTAGGATTTGAGTTAGGTGCAGATGAGTATGTAACAAAACCATTCAGTCCGAAAGTGTTAGTAGCGCGTGCAAAAACATTATTAAAACGAGCAGATGGAGCGGTAGGTGTTGCCGAAGATAATGTGCTATCTGCAGCTGGAATTGATGTCAATCGACTTTCGAGAACAGTATTTGTAGATGGAAAGGAAATTATATTAACGCATAAGGAATTTGAACTTCTTGTGTATTTAATGGAAAACAAAGGAATTGTATTATCACGTCAACATTTATTAGATCAGCTGTGGGGATACGATTATTATGGTGATGATCGAACAGTAGATACGCATATTAAAAAATTACGTAATAAACTAGGTGATAAAGCAAAGCATATTGGAACCGTTATCCGAGTTGGGTATAAATTTGAAGAGTAA
- the parE gene encoding DNA topoisomerase IV subunit B — MAKHQFQYNEDAIQVLEGLEAVRKRPGMYIGSTDSRGLHHLVYEIVDNSVDEALAGFGDEISVIIHKDNSISVIDKGRGMPTGMHKLGKPTPEVILTILHAGGKFGQGGYKTSGGLHGVGASVVNALSEWLVVTIKRDGNIYEQRFENGGIPVTTLEKIGKTKESGTTMHFKPDSSIFSTTNYNYETLCERLRESAFLLKGMKISIKDERNDLEDVFHYETGIEAFVSYLNEEKDAIHPVVYFSGEQNGIEAELAFQFNDGYSENILSFVNNVRTKDGGTHEAGFKTAMTRVFNEYARKVSLLKEKDKNLEGTDIREGLAAVVSVRVPEELLQFEGQTKGKLGTSEARSSIDAIVSEHLAYFLEETPDVATLLVKKAIKAAQAREAARKAREEARTGKKKKRSEGTLSGKLTPAQSRNPQKNELYLVEGDSAGGSAKQGRDRRFQAVLPLRGKVINTEKAKLADIFKNEEINTIIYAIGGGVGNEFSIEDINYDKVVIMTDADTDGAHIQVLLLTFFYRYMKSLIEAGKVFIALPPLYKVSKGKGKNEVIEYAWSDEELASVTKKVGKGYILQRYKGLGEMNADQLWETTMNPETRTLIRVKIDDAARAERRVTTLMGDKVEPRRKWIERNVQFGMQEEGNILENEMIMETEVE; from the coding sequence TTGGCAAAGCATCAATTTCAATATAATGAAGATGCAATTCAAGTGTTAGAAGGCCTTGAAGCCGTTCGAAAACGCCCGGGTATGTATATCGGGAGCACGGACAGCCGTGGATTGCATCATTTAGTATACGAAATAGTAGATAACTCTGTTGATGAAGCATTAGCAGGGTTTGGCGATGAAATTTCTGTCATCATACATAAAGATAATAGTATTAGTGTTATTGATAAAGGGCGAGGAATGCCGACGGGAATGCATAAACTTGGGAAACCAACACCTGAAGTTATTTTAACTATACTTCATGCAGGTGGTAAGTTTGGACAAGGTGGCTATAAAACAAGCGGTGGTTTACACGGTGTTGGAGCATCGGTTGTAAATGCACTATCAGAATGGCTAGTCGTAACAATTAAGCGCGATGGAAACATTTATGAGCAACGCTTTGAAAATGGCGGTATTCCTGTAACAACGTTAGAGAAAATTGGAAAAACGAAAGAATCTGGTACAACGATGCATTTTAAACCGGATTCATCTATTTTTAGTACAACAAATTATAATTATGAGACGTTATGTGAAAGATTACGTGAATCGGCATTCTTATTAAAAGGGATGAAAATTTCAATCAAAGATGAGCGAAATGATTTAGAAGATGTTTTCCATTATGAAACAGGTATTGAGGCTTTTGTTTCATATTTAAATGAGGAGAAAGATGCGATTCATCCCGTTGTTTATTTCTCCGGAGAACAAAATGGAATTGAAGCAGAGTTAGCATTTCAGTTTAACGATGGCTATTCAGAGAACATTCTTTCATTTGTAAATAATGTACGTACGAAAGATGGCGGGACGCATGAAGCTGGATTTAAAACAGCAATGACTCGTGTCTTCAATGAATATGCTCGCAAAGTTTCTTTATTAAAAGAAAAAGATAAGAATTTAGAAGGTACAGATATTCGTGAAGGGTTAGCAGCGGTTGTTTCTGTTCGTGTACCAGAAGAGTTACTTCAATTTGAAGGACAAACGAAAGGAAAACTCGGCACAAGTGAGGCTCGTTCTTCTATTGATGCGATTGTATCGGAGCACTTAGCTTACTTTTTAGAAGAAACTCCTGATGTAGCTACACTTCTTGTGAAAAAAGCGATTAAAGCAGCACAGGCACGAGAAGCTGCTCGTAAAGCGAGAGAAGAAGCGCGTACTGGCAAGAAGAAAAAGCGTTCAGAAGGGACTTTAAGCGGAAAGTTAACACCTGCACAATCACGTAACCCACAGAAAAATGAATTGTATTTAGTAGAGGGTGATTCTGCTGGTGGATCTGCGAAACAAGGACGTGATCGTCGTTTTCAAGCAGTATTACCTCTTCGTGGTAAAGTAATCAATACGGAAAAGGCAAAACTTGCTGATATTTTCAAAAATGAAGAGATTAATACAATCATTTATGCAATCGGTGGCGGTGTTGGCAATGAGTTTTCTATTGAAGATATCAACTATGATAAAGTGGTGATCATGACCGATGCCGATACAGATGGAGCTCATATTCAAGTGCTGTTACTTACATTTTTCTATCGCTATATGAAGTCGTTAATTGAAGCTGGAAAAGTATTTATTGCCCTTCCACCTTTATATAAAGTAAGTAAAGGAAAAGGAAAAAACGAAGTGATTGAATATGCATGGTCAGATGAAGAGTTGGCTAGCGTAACGAAAAAAGTTGGGAAAGGTTATATCTTACAGCGTTATAAAGGACTTGGTGAAATGAACGCCGATCAATTATGGGAAACAACGATGAATCCAGAGACGCGTACATTAATTCGTGTGAAAATTGATGATGCGGCAAGAGCAGAACGTCGCGTTACAACGTTGATGGGAGATAAAGTAGAACCTCGTCGTAAATGGATTGAGCGCAATGTACAGTTCGGTATGCAAGAAGAAGGCAATATTTTAGAAAATGAAATGATTATGGAGACGGAGGTGGAATAA
- the nrdG gene encoding anaerobic ribonucleoside-triphosphate reductase activating protein gives MRVMNMIHDSVVDGEGLRTVVFFAGCPHRCVGCHNPQSWNICNGTEMTAEEIIKEIVKNPLTDVTFSGGDPFLQAAEVKKVAKGVKDLGKNLWIYTGYTLEEIQNSQNNDMIELLQYGDVLVDGRFQLDKRDLTLPFRGSSNQRIIRLKE, from the coding sequence ATGAGAGTAATGAACATGATTCATGATAGTGTAGTAGATGGAGAAGGATTGCGGACAGTCGTGTTTTTTGCGGGCTGTCCGCATCGTTGTGTTGGTTGTCATAATCCTCAGTCTTGGAATATTTGTAATGGGACAGAAATGACCGCAGAAGAAATTATAAAAGAGATTGTCAAAAATCCGCTTACTGATGTAACATTTTCAGGTGGAGATCCATTCCTTCAAGCTGCAGAAGTAAAAAAAGTAGCAAAAGGGGTAAAGGATTTAGGGAAAAATTTATGGATTTACACAGGTTATACATTAGAAGAGATACAGAACTCTCAAAATAATGATATGATAGAATTGTTACAGTATGGGGATGTTCTGGTCGATGGGAGGTTTCAACTCGATAAAAGAGATTTAACACTTCCATTTCGCGGAAGCTCCAATCAACGTATTATTCGATTGAAAGAGTAA
- a CDS encoding CoA-binding protein: MTIKNPTRSEIGEVLKKSKTIAVVGLSDKPERTSYMVSKAMQDAGYRIIPVNPAITEVLGEKAVSSLKEIKEHIDIVNVFRRSEFLMDVAKEFVEVDADVFWAQLGVQDEDTYQFLTEKGHTVIMDRCIKVEHAMTK; the protein is encoded by the coding sequence ATGACAATTAAAAATCCAACTCGTTCGGAAATTGGTGAAGTGTTAAAAAAAAGTAAAACAATCGCGGTTGTCGGTTTATCTGATAAACCTGAGCGTACATCATATATGGTTTCAAAAGCGATGCAAGACGCTGGATATCGCATTATTCCAGTTAACCCAGCGATTACAGAAGTGTTAGGAGAAAAAGCAGTTTCTTCTTTAAAAGAGATAAAAGAACATATTGATATTGTGAACGTATTTCGTCGCTCCGAATTTTTAATGGATGTTGCCAAAGAATTTGTCGAGGTTGATGCGGATGTTTTTTGGGCACAATTAGGAGTACAAGATGAAGATACTTATCAGTTTCTAACAGAAAAGGGCCATACGGTCATTATGGATCGCTGTATTAAAGTAGAACATGCAATGACAAAGTAG